In Coleofasciculus sp. FACHB-1120, the genomic stretch AGGGTTCTCAAGTTATAAAGAGATTCAAGTATGGCTCAAAGCGATGTGTGACCTAGACGTAGGGTACACAGTGGCACACAAGTTGGTGCGATATCGACTCAAGGGGAAGTTAAAGGTGCCAGGACCCGTTCACACCAAACAAAAAGAAGGAGTAGTAGAAGAGTTTAAAAAAAAATAGCCCAAAGGATAGAAGAAATACTGAATCCTTACGAGGACATAGTAAAAAAATATCGAAAAACTCGATATTGGTGTGGAGATGAGTCGAGAATGGGGCTGATAACGCTGTGGGCTAGGAAACTGACTCTTAAGGGAGTGCAGCCGATAGGGATAGAGCAATGGTGCTTTGACTATTTCTGGCTGTATGGATTGGTAGAGCCGATGACAGGAGAGAGTTTCTTTGATGAATTTTGTCATCTGGATAGCATTTGCTTTGAAAAATATTTAGAGCTATTTGCAGAAAAGTTCCCGGAAGACTTTCATGTGATTCAGCTAGATAACGAACCCTTACATCAGGCTTATGATTTAGCCATACCAGAGAATGTGGCAATTCTTTTTCAGCCCCCCTATAGTCCTCAAGCTAATCCAATAGAAAGATTATGGAAAGCTATCAAGAAAGATATGAAGTGGGAACTGTTTGATAACTTAGATGAGTTAAGAGACTCTCTCAAAAAGATTCTGGATAAGTTAACCGTACAAGATATCACTTCTTTAACAAAATGGCAATTCCTTGTTGAGGGGCTATCTGTAGCAAACATTTAGCTAATTAATATTACGTTGACGCACAAGAGAGAGTCGTCAGAGCGCAAGCCGAAGTCACCACAGCCCAAGATAATATTACGAATGTTCAAAACAAAGTGACGGAAGCACAGGACAAAATAACATCCCTGGAAAAAAATATCGCTGCTCAAGAGCAAACAATTCGCCAAACCGAACAAGCGTATTAAT encodes the following:
- a CDS encoding IS630 family transposase produces the protein MEEILNPYEDIVKKYRKTRYWCGDESRMGLITLWARKLTLKGVQPIGIEQWCFDYFWLYGLVEPMTGESFFDEFCHLDSICFEKYLELFAEKFPEDFHVIQLDNEPLHQAYDLAIPENVAILFQPPYSPQANPIERLWKAIKKDMKWELFDNLDELRDSLKKILDKLTVQDITSLTKWQFLVEGLSVANI